Proteins encoded in a region of the Variovorax sp. PAMC 28711 genome:
- a CDS encoding ABC transporter substrate-binding protein, whose translation MKKFLCAAALMGLSAAASAQQVNVICSVQADWCNMIATVYARTTGVKINLALKGSGEALAQLVAEKENPKTDVWFGGTGDPHLQAAESGLTLEYKSPSLPQLYPWAQQQAQQSGYKTVGIYSGPLGFGYNTELLKKKKLAVPMTWADLLKPEYKGDIQVANPASSGTAYTMIATLVQLMGEDKAFDYLKGLHKNVGQYTRSGTGPIKAVARGETAVSISFVHDAPQEKMQGFPVETVTPAEGTGAEIGSMSIIKGARNLDQAKKFYEWALTPAAQAFGAASKQYQLPSNKATVVDANVPDFKKIKLINYDYKKYGESSERRRLIARWEKEVNSLPR comes from the coding sequence ATGAAGAAATTTTTGTGCGCTGCGGCGCTGATGGGTCTGTCGGCAGCCGCATCGGCACAACAGGTCAACGTGATCTGCTCGGTCCAGGCCGACTGGTGCAACATGATCGCCACGGTCTATGCGCGCACGACGGGCGTCAAGATCAACCTCGCGCTCAAGGGCTCCGGCGAGGCGCTGGCGCAGCTGGTCGCCGAAAAGGAGAACCCGAAGACCGACGTGTGGTTCGGTGGCACCGGCGACCCCCACCTTCAGGCGGCCGAGTCCGGCCTCACGCTCGAATACAAGTCGCCGTCCTTGCCGCAGCTTTATCCGTGGGCGCAACAGCAGGCGCAGCAGTCCGGCTACAAAACGGTCGGCATCTACTCGGGGCCGCTCGGCTTCGGCTACAACACCGAGCTGCTCAAGAAGAAAAAGCTGGCCGTGCCCATGACCTGGGCCGACCTGCTGAAGCCCGAATACAAGGGCGACATCCAGGTGGCGAACCCCGCTTCGAGCGGCACGGCCTACACGATGATTGCCACGCTCGTGCAACTCATGGGCGAAGACAAGGCCTTCGACTACCTCAAGGGCCTGCACAAGAACGTCGGCCAATACACCCGGTCGGGCACCGGCCCGATCAAGGCGGTGGCGCGCGGCGAAACGGCGGTGTCGATCAGCTTCGTGCACGACGCGCCGCAGGAAAAGATGCAGGGCTTTCCGGTCGAGACCGTGACGCCGGCCGAAGGCACCGGCGCCGAGATCGGCTCGATGAGCATCATCAAGGGCGCGCGCAACCTCGATCAGGCCAAGAAGTTCTACGAGTGGGCGTTGACGCCTGCTGCGCAGGCCTTCGGCGCGGCGTCCAAGCAGTATCAGCTGCCGTCGAACAAGGCCACGGTGGTCGATGCCAACGTGCCCGATTTCAAGAAGATCAAGCTCATCAATTACGACTACAAGAAGTACGGCGAGAGCTCGGAGCGCCGGCGCCTGATTGCGCGTTGGGAAAAAGAAGTCAATTCGCTGCCGCGCTGA
- the zwf gene encoding glucose-6-phosphate dehydrogenase, producing the protein MSFDLVLFGGTGDLAWRKLMPALFQAFRHGSLPPGGRIIGVARDDHSDDQYRELISSRFKAVEGAKRPSEEEFKEFASMLYYLRLDLSKPADYGRLADMLKSRNADTVVMYVATAPALFTQTVEQIAAAGLNGPNTRVVLEKPLGHDLESNRAINAAVGKVLNENQVFRIDHYLGKPSVQNLFALRFGNSLFEPIWRREHIANIQITIAEDLGVEKRGAFYDQTGALRDMVQNHALQLVCAIGMEPPINAHADAIRDEKLKVLRSLKRWTPETLGLHAVRGQYTAGTAYGERVPGYKEETGVPPDSRTETFVALRTEIENWRWAGVPIYIRTGKRLGSRDARIEMNFRPAPHAIFRTPTGVANKLVINLQPKDGLELHLLAQAQDQRVTTKGGVRSGMVPLAPVQLDLDFDKRFGTERVGAYERLLLDVIDGRLNLFVRSDEQEEAWRWVEPLIDSWGADGGPRPYAAGTWGPSASSAMIARDGFSWSEEQ; encoded by the coding sequence ATGAGCTTCGATCTCGTTCTGTTCGGCGGCACCGGCGACCTCGCCTGGCGCAAGCTGATGCCCGCGCTGTTCCAGGCGTTCCGCCACGGCAGTCTGCCGCCGGGCGGTCGCATCATCGGTGTCGCGCGCGACGATCATTCGGACGATCAGTACCGCGAGCTGATCTCGTCGCGCTTCAAGGCCGTGGAAGGCGCCAAGCGGCCGAGCGAAGAAGAATTCAAGGAATTCGCGTCGATGCTGTACTACCTGCGGCTCGACCTGTCCAAGCCAGCCGACTACGGGCGGCTGGCCGACATGCTCAAGTCACGCAACGCCGACACCGTCGTGATGTACGTCGCCACCGCGCCGGCGCTCTTCACGCAAACGGTCGAGCAGATCGCGGCGGCCGGGCTCAACGGGCCGAACACGCGCGTCGTGCTCGAAAAGCCGCTGGGCCACGACCTGGAATCGAACCGCGCCATCAACGCGGCGGTCGGCAAGGTGCTCAACGAGAACCAGGTCTTTCGCATCGACCACTACCTCGGCAAGCCGTCGGTGCAAAACCTGTTCGCGCTGCGCTTCGGCAACTCGCTGTTTGAGCCGATCTGGCGCCGCGAGCACATCGCCAACATCCAGATCACGATCGCCGAAGACCTGGGCGTCGAGAAGCGCGGCGCGTTCTACGACCAGACCGGCGCACTGCGCGACATGGTGCAGAACCACGCGCTGCAGCTGGTGTGCGCGATCGGCATGGAGCCGCCGATCAACGCGCACGCCGACGCGATCCGCGACGAGAAGCTGAAAGTGCTGCGCTCCTTGAAGCGCTGGACGCCGGAGACACTCGGCCTGCACGCGGTGCGCGGCCAGTACACCGCCGGCACGGCCTACGGCGAACGCGTGCCGGGCTACAAGGAAGAGACCGGCGTGCCGCCCGACAGCCGCACCGAAACCTTCGTCGCGCTGCGCACCGAGATCGAAAACTGGCGCTGGGCCGGCGTGCCGATCTACATCCGTACCGGCAAACGGCTGGGTTCGCGCGATGCGCGCATCGAGATGAACTTCCGCCCGGCACCGCATGCGATCTTCCGCACGCCCACCGGCGTGGCGAACAAGCTGGTGATCAACCTGCAACCGAAGGACGGGCTCGAACTGCACCTGCTCGCGCAGGCACAAGACCAGCGCGTGACCACCAAGGGGGGCGTGCGCAGCGGCATGGTGCCGCTGGCGCCGGTGCAACTCGACCTGGATTTCGACAAGCGCTTCGGCACCGAACGCGTCGGTGCCTACGAGCGCCTGCTGCTCGACGTGATCGACGGCCGTCTCAACCTGTTCGTGCGCAGCGACGAGCAGGAAGAAGCCTGGCGCTGGGTCGAGCCGCTGATCGACAGCTGGGGCGCCGACGGCGGTCCGCGTCCTTACGCAGCCGGCACCTGGGGCCCGAGCGCGTCGAGCGCGATGATCGCGCGTGACGGCTTCTCCTGGAGTGAAGAACAGTAG
- a CDS encoding ABC transporter ATP-binding protein has product MSAQLSTGALVQVDDLARTFDVSAPWLNRVIERKPRLLLHAVDGVSFSIPRGQTMALVGESGCGKSTVARLMVGLYGPSRGSVRFDGEDVHATFASTQGRALRQRIQMIFQDPYASLNPRWTVESIVGEPLREHGIVTEKGALKERVGELLRSVGLNPLDGVKYPHQFSGGQRQRISIARALATSPDFLVCDEPTSALDVSVQAQVLNIMKDLQRERGLTYLFISHNLAVVQHVSDHVGVMYLGRLVEVAPKRTLFATPRHPYTRMLLDAIPQMHATGRDRTPVQGEVPNPLAPPTGCAFHPRCPHANARCSAERPKLQTFDDAQVACHAVEEGRI; this is encoded by the coding sequence ATGAGCGCGCAACTGTCTACCGGTGCGCTGGTGCAGGTCGACGACCTGGCCCGCACCTTCGACGTGTCGGCGCCGTGGCTCAACCGCGTCATCGAGCGCAAGCCGCGCCTGCTGCTGCATGCGGTCGATGGCGTGAGCTTTTCGATTCCGCGCGGCCAGACGATGGCGCTGGTCGGCGAATCGGGCTGCGGCAAGAGCACCGTCGCGCGCTTGATGGTCGGCCTGTACGGCCCGAGCCGCGGCAGCGTGCGCTTCGATGGCGAGGATGTGCATGCCACCTTCGCTTCGACCCAAGGTCGCGCGCTGCGCCAGCGCATCCAGATGATCTTTCAGGATCCGTATGCCAGCCTGAACCCGCGCTGGACCGTGGAGTCGATCGTCGGCGAGCCGCTGCGCGAGCACGGCATCGTGACCGAGAAGGGTGCGCTCAAGGAGCGTGTGGGCGAGCTGCTGCGCTCGGTCGGCCTCAACCCGCTCGACGGCGTGAAGTACCCGCACCAGTTCTCGGGCGGACAGCGCCAGCGCATTTCGATTGCGCGCGCTTTGGCCACCTCGCCCGATTTCCTGGTGTGCGACGAGCCGACCTCGGCGCTCGACGTGAGCGTGCAGGCGCAGGTGCTCAACATCATGAAAGACCTGCAGCGCGAGCGCGGGCTGACCTATCTCTTCATTTCGCACAACCTCGCGGTGGTGCAGCACGTGAGCGACCACGTCGGCGTGATGTACCTCGGCCGGCTGGTCGAAGTCGCGCCCAAGCGCACGCTGTTTGCGACGCCGCGCCATCCCTACACGCGCATGCTGCTCGACGCGATCCCGCAGATGCACGCCACGGGCCGCGACCGCACGCCGGTTCAGGGCGAGGTGCCGAATCCGCTGGCGCCGCCGACCGGCTGCGCGTTTCACCCACGCTGCCCGCACGCCAACGCGCGCTGCTCGGCGGAACGGCCGAAGTTGCAGACCTTCGACGATGCCCAGGTCGCCTGCCACGCGGTCGAAGAAGGCCGTATCTAG
- a CDS encoding ABC transporter ATP-binding protein translates to MSANPKLLDVQHLVVEFPGRRGTLRAIDDISFDIAPGEILGVVGESGAGKSLTGASIIGLLEPPGRVASGQIMLEGQRIDQLNHQQMRHIRGKRIGAIFQDPLTSLNPLYTVGRQITETIRAHLPVNEAEARRRAISLLEDTGIPGAAQRIDHYPHQFSGGMRQRVVIALALAAEPTLIVADEPTTALDVSIQAQIIQLLKRLCRERGAAVMLITHDMGVIAETCDRVAVMYAGRIVEIGPVHEVIHAPAHPYTAGLMASIPDMAIERDRLNQIDGAMPRLNAIPTGCAYHPRCPRAFDRCTQERPELIEAGATQAACWLHDMQHAKELVA, encoded by the coding sequence ATGAGCGCCAACCCGAAGCTTCTCGACGTCCAGCACCTCGTGGTGGAATTTCCCGGCCGACGCGGCACCTTGCGCGCGATCGACGACATTTCCTTCGACATCGCACCCGGGGAAATCCTCGGCGTGGTCGGTGAGTCCGGCGCGGGCAAGTCGCTGACCGGCGCATCGATCATCGGCCTGCTCGAGCCGCCGGGCCGCGTCGCGAGCGGCCAGATCATGCTCGAAGGCCAGCGCATCGATCAGCTCAACCACCAGCAGATGCGGCACATCCGCGGCAAGCGCATCGGTGCCATCTTTCAGGACCCGCTGACTTCGCTGAACCCGCTCTACACCGTGGGCCGGCAGATCACCGAGACCATCCGCGCGCACCTGCCGGTCAACGAGGCCGAGGCGCGGCGTCGTGCGATCTCGCTGCTCGAAGACACCGGCATTCCGGGCGCTGCTCAGCGCATCGACCACTACCCGCACCAGTTCTCCGGCGGCATGCGGCAGCGGGTGGTCATCGCACTGGCGCTGGCCGCCGAGCCGACGCTGATCGTCGCCGACGAGCCGACCACCGCGCTCGACGTGTCGATCCAGGCGCAGATCATTCAGTTGCTCAAGCGCCTGTGCAGGGAGCGCGGCGCTGCGGTGATGCTCATCACGCACGACATGGGCGTGATCGCCGAAACCTGCGATCGCGTCGCCGTGATGTACGCCGGCCGCATCGTCGAGATCGGCCCGGTGCACGAAGTGATCCATGCGCCTGCGCATCCCTACACCGCCGGCCTCATGGCTTCCATTCCCGACATGGCGATCGAACGCGATCGCCTGAACCAGATCGATGGTGCCATGCCCCGCCTCAATGCGATCCCGACGGGGTGCGCCTACCACCCACGCTGCCCGCGCGCCTTCGACCGCTGCACGCAGGAGCGACCCGAACTCATCGAAGCCGGTGCGACGCAAGCCGCCTGCTGGCTGCACGACATGCAGCATGCGAAGGAGCTCGTCGCATGA
- a CDS encoding ABC transporter permease → MKKTLARWYDSDVGYSFRHSPVAITAALIAFVCVFCAVFAGWIAPHDPYNLATLRSEDAALPPAWIDGGSRNFLLGTDDQGRDILSTLMYGARISLVVGIASVIVSMVAGVALGLLAGFRGGWIDSFLMRLCDVMLSFPTILVALLIAGVGRALFPNAQNTVAFGVLILAISLTKWVDYARTVRGSTMVERNKEYVQAARVTGVPPLRIMARHVLPNVMGPVFVLATIQVATAIITEATLSFLGVGVPPTSPSLGTLISSGNQFLFSGEWWLSVFPGGALVLIVLSVNMLGDWLRDALNPRLQ, encoded by the coding sequence ATGAAAAAAACTCTCGCTCGCTGGTACGACAGCGACGTCGGCTACAGCTTTCGCCATTCACCCGTCGCCATCACGGCGGCGTTGATCGCGTTCGTCTGTGTCTTCTGCGCCGTCTTCGCCGGATGGATCGCGCCGCACGATCCCTACAACCTCGCCACCCTGCGAAGCGAGGATGCGGCATTGCCGCCGGCCTGGATCGACGGCGGTTCGCGCAACTTCCTGCTGGGCACCGACGACCAGGGCCGCGACATCCTTTCGACGTTGATGTACGGCGCCCGCATCTCGCTGGTGGTGGGCATCGCGTCGGTGATCGTTTCGATGGTCGCGGGCGTGGCGCTCGGTTTGCTCGCCGGATTCCGCGGCGGCTGGATCGACAGCTTCCTCATGCGGCTGTGCGACGTGATGCTGTCGTTCCCGACGATCCTGGTGGCGCTGTTGATTGCCGGCGTGGGGCGCGCACTCTTTCCGAATGCGCAGAACACCGTGGCATTCGGCGTGCTCATCCTCGCCATCTCGCTCACCAAGTGGGTCGACTACGCGCGCACCGTGCGCGGCTCCACGATGGTCGAGCGCAACAAGGAATACGTGCAGGCCGCGCGCGTGACCGGCGTGCCACCGCTGCGCATCATGGCGCGTCACGTGCTGCCCAACGTGATGGGGCCGGTGTTCGTGCTCGCCACCATCCAGGTCGCGACGGCGATCATCACCGAGGCGACGCTGTCGTTCCTCGGCGTCGGCGTGCCGCCGACATCCCCGTCGCTCGGCACGCTCATCAGCAGCGGCAACCAGTTCCTGTTCTCGGGCGAGTGGTGGCTGTCGGTGTTTCCCGGCGGCGCGCTCGTGCTCATCGTGCTGAGCGTGAACATGCTGGGCGACTGGTTGCGCGATGCGCTCAACCCGAGGCTGCAATGA
- a CDS encoding ABC transporter substrate-binding protein → MSFKRNVLAASVFVALAATSLMAGAQTIRIANQGDALSLDPHSLNESLQLSVDANVYETLVGRNKDLSLAPLLATSWKQTSPTVWRFELRKGVQFHDGTPFTADDVVFSFQRAKGEGSDMQSTISSVKEVRKAGDFAVDIETAGPFPILPDVISLTMIMSKKWCEENGATKPVDRRKGIENTASFKANGTGPFRVRERQPNVRTVFTRNGTYWGKIEGNVQEVIFTPIANPATRVAALVSGEVDVMEPVPVQDIARINASPTARVITGPELRTIFLGMDQKRDELLYSSVKGKNPFKDKRVRQAFYQAIDIAGIQRTVMRGASRPTALLVGPGINGWTEAQDKRLPYDVEAAKKLLTEAGYPNGFEVTMNCPNDRYVNDGQICQSVASSLAKIGVKINLATETKGTYFPKVLRRDTSFYLLGWTPTTYDAHNALSSLTACPDDKGTGQFNLGAYCNPKLDALTNQIQAETDKTKRNELIKQAFALHAEDVGHLPLHQQSLAWGVSKKVELAQLADNFMYFKWMSIKK, encoded by the coding sequence ATGAGTTTCAAGCGAAATGTGCTCGCAGCGTCCGTTTTCGTCGCGCTGGCAGCGACCAGTTTGATGGCAGGCGCGCAGACCATCCGTATTGCCAACCAGGGCGATGCACTGTCGCTCGACCCGCACTCGCTGAACGAATCGCTTCAGCTGAGCGTCGATGCCAACGTGTATGAAACGCTCGTCGGTCGCAACAAGGACCTGAGCCTCGCGCCCTTGCTCGCCACCAGCTGGAAGCAGACGTCGCCGACGGTCTGGCGCTTCGAATTGCGCAAGGGCGTTCAATTCCACGACGGCACGCCGTTCACGGCCGACGACGTCGTCTTCAGTTTCCAGCGCGCCAAGGGCGAAGGCTCCGACATGCAGTCGACCATCAGCTCGGTCAAGGAAGTGCGCAAGGCCGGTGATTTCGCCGTGGACATCGAAACGGCTGGGCCGTTCCCGATCCTGCCGGACGTCATCTCGCTCACCATGATCATGAGCAAGAAGTGGTGCGAAGAGAACGGCGCGACCAAGCCCGTCGATCGCCGCAAGGGCATCGAGAACACCGCATCTTTCAAGGCCAACGGCACCGGTCCGTTCCGCGTGCGCGAGCGCCAGCCCAACGTGCGCACCGTGTTCACGCGCAACGGCACCTACTGGGGCAAGATCGAAGGCAACGTGCAGGAAGTGATCTTCACGCCGATCGCCAACCCGGCCACGCGCGTCGCGGCGCTGGTGTCCGGCGAAGTCGATGTGATGGAACCCGTGCCCGTGCAGGACATCGCCCGCATCAACGCGAGCCCGACGGCGCGCGTGATCACCGGCCCCGAACTGCGCACCATCTTCCTGGGCATGGACCAGAAGCGCGACGAGCTGCTGTATTCCAGCGTGAAGGGCAAGAACCCGTTCAAGGACAAGCGCGTTCGCCAGGCGTTCTACCAGGCGATCGACATCGCCGGCATCCAGCGCACCGTGATGCGCGGCGCATCGCGCCCGACCGCGCTGCTGGTCGGCCCGGGCATCAATGGCTGGACCGAAGCACAGGACAAGCGCTTGCCCTACGACGTCGAAGCGGCCAAGAAGCTCTTGACCGAAGCCGGTTACCCCAACGGCTTCGAAGTGACGATGAACTGCCCGAACGACCGTTACGTGAACGACGGTCAGATCTGCCAGAGCGTGGCTTCCAGCCTCGCGAAGATCGGCGTGAAGATCAACCTCGCGACCGAGACCAAAGGCACCTACTTCCCCAAGGTCCTGCGCCGCGACACCAGCTTCTACCTGCTCGGCTGGACGCCCACCACGTACGACGCGCACAACGCGCTGAGCTCGCTCACTGCTTGCCCGGACGACAAGGGCACGGGCCAGTTCAACCTCGGCGCCTATTGCAATCCGAAGCTGGACGCCCTGACCAACCAGATCCAGGCCGAGACCGACAAGACCAAGCGCAACGAACTCATCAAGCAGGCTTTTGCACTGCATGCAGAAGACGTGGGCCATCTGCCGCTGCACCAGCAATCGCTGGCCTGGGGCGTCAGCAAGAAGGTCGAACTCGCACAACTCGCCGACAACTTCATGTACTTCAAGTGGATGAGCATTAAGAAGTAA
- a CDS encoding M20 aminoacylase family protein: MATSTSRLQVSGRAFAHIAKFYPEIAAFRRDLHVHPELGFEEVYTGARVHEALKACGVDEVHTGIGKTGLVAVIRGRSTASGRMIGLRADMDALPMNEDNDFAWRSAKSGLMHGCGHDGHTAMLVGAARYLAETRNFDGTAVLIFQPGEEGYAGARVMIEDGLFDRFPVQSVYAMHNWPAMPVGTIGLNSGAMMAAADRITIEVIGKGGHGAHAYLTVDPVLVSAHIITAVQSIVSRNVRPIDAAVVSICAVQAGDLGAMSVVPGKAVLVGTVRTFSAAVQMQIEKRLTELCSSIAAGFGASATVTFERIYPATLNTAAEARFAGDVAQSLVGTENVERHMEPSMGAEDFSFMLQKKPGAYLRIGQDARGGAFLHNSRYDFNDEILPLGAALHAGLIEQGMPLQGAARSAPSSIKESAKPGVHQMAA, translated from the coding sequence ATGGCGACGTCGACATCGCGGCTGCAGGTCTCGGGGCGGGCATTCGCCCACATCGCAAAGTTCTATCCCGAGATCGCCGCCTTCCGGCGCGACCTGCATGTGCATCCCGAACTGGGATTCGAGGAGGTCTACACCGGCGCCCGCGTGCACGAGGCACTCAAGGCCTGCGGCGTCGATGAAGTGCACACCGGCATCGGCAAGACCGGCTTGGTCGCGGTGATCCGCGGCCGGTCGACCGCCAGCGGCCGAATGATCGGCTTGCGCGCCGACATGGACGCACTGCCCATGAACGAAGACAACGACTTCGCATGGCGCTCTGCCAAGTCAGGACTCATGCACGGCTGCGGGCACGACGGCCATACCGCGATGCTGGTCGGCGCGGCGCGCTACCTGGCCGAAACGCGCAACTTCGATGGCACGGCGGTGTTGATCTTCCAACCCGGCGAAGAAGGCTACGCCGGCGCCCGCGTGATGATCGAAGACGGCCTGTTCGACCGCTTTCCCGTGCAGTCGGTCTATGCGATGCACAACTGGCCGGCCATGCCGGTCGGCACCATCGGCCTCAACAGCGGCGCCATGATGGCGGCGGCCGATCGCATCACGATCGAGGTTATTGGCAAAGGCGGCCACGGCGCGCACGCGTACCTCACGGTCGACCCGGTGCTGGTCTCGGCGCACATCATCACGGCGGTCCAGAGCATTGTGTCGCGCAACGTTCGCCCCATCGACGCGGCCGTCGTCAGCATCTGCGCGGTCCAGGCCGGCGACCTCGGCGCGATGAGCGTCGTACCCGGCAAGGCCGTGCTCGTGGGCACGGTGCGCACGTTCAGTGCCGCGGTGCAGATGCAGATCGAGAAGCGCCTGACCGAACTGTGTTCGTCCATCGCGGCCGGATTCGGCGCCAGCGCGACCGTCACCTTCGAGCGCATCTACCCGGCCACCCTCAACACCGCTGCCGAAGCGCGCTTCGCGGGCGACGTGGCGCAGAGCCTCGTCGGCACCGAAAACGTCGAGCGCCACATGGAGCCGAGCATGGGCGCCGAAGACTTCTCCTTCATGCTGCAGAAGAAGCCCGGCGCGTATTTGCGCATCGGTCAGGACGCCAGAGGCGGCGCCTTCCTGCACAACAGCCGGTACGACTTCAACGACGAGATCCTGCCGCTCGGCGCCGCGCTCCATGCCGGCCTGATCGAGCAGGGCATGCCATTGCAAGGCGCCGCGCGTTCTGCGCCGTCGTCCATCAAGGAAAGCGCCAAGCCCGGCGTGCACCAAATGGCGGCATGA
- a CDS encoding ABC transporter permease, whose product MFVFVLRRLVQAVIVMVVVAFVAFLLFQYVGDPVVFLLGQDAKPEQIRQLRIDLGFDKPFAVQFWHFLVNAAQGEFGLSLRQGAKVSRLIAERLPATLELSLVAAVLALVVGLPMGVYAALRRGTFGSQALMALSLLGVSLPTFLIGILLILVFSVWLGWLPSFGRGEVVSLGWWTSGLFTRDGWSHLILPAITLAVFQLTLIMRLVRSEMLEVLRTDYIKFARARGLSDRAIHFGHALRNTMVPVITITGLQLGSLIAFAIITETVFQWPGMGLLFIQAVTYADIPVMAAYLCLIALIFVTINLVVDLLYFAVDPRLRVSTLGGH is encoded by the coding sequence ATGTTCGTTTTCGTATTGCGTCGTTTGGTCCAGGCCGTGATCGTCATGGTCGTTGTGGCGTTCGTTGCGTTCCTGCTCTTCCAGTACGTTGGCGATCCCGTCGTGTTCCTGTTGGGTCAGGACGCCAAGCCGGAGCAGATCCGGCAGTTGCGCATCGACCTGGGTTTCGACAAACCCTTTGCGGTGCAGTTCTGGCACTTTCTCGTCAATGCGGCGCAGGGCGAATTCGGGCTGAGCCTGCGTCAGGGCGCGAAGGTGTCGCGTCTCATTGCCGAACGCCTCCCGGCCACGCTGGAACTGTCTTTGGTCGCCGCCGTGCTGGCGCTCGTTGTCGGGCTGCCCATGGGTGTGTATGCGGCCCTGCGTCGCGGAACCTTCGGCAGTCAGGCGCTGATGGCGCTGTCCTTGCTCGGCGTGTCGCTGCCGACCTTTTTGATCGGCATTCTGCTGATCCTCGTTTTTTCCGTGTGGCTCGGCTGGCTTCCCAGCTTCGGTCGCGGCGAGGTCGTGAGCCTGGGGTGGTGGACCAGCGGGTTGTTCACCCGCGACGGCTGGAGTCATCTGATCCTTCCGGCCATCACGCTCGCGGTGTTCCAGCTCACGCTGATCATGCGACTCGTGCGTTCTGAAATGCTCGAAGTGCTGCGCACCGACTACATCAAGTTCGCGCGTGCCCGTGGCCTGTCGGATCGCGCGATCCATTTTGGGCACGCACTGCGCAACACGATGGTGCCTGTGATCACGATCACGGGCTTGCAACTCGGCTCGCTCATTGCCTTCGCGATCATCACCGAGACCGTGTTCCAGTGGCCCGGCATGGGCCTGCTGTTCATCCAGGCCGTGACGTACGCCGACATTCCCGTGATGGCCGCCTATCTTTGTCTCATCGCGCTCATTTTCGTGACGATCAATCTGGTCGTCGATTTACTGTATTTCGCAGTCGACCCGCGGCTGCGCGTGTCGACCCTCGGGGGGCATTGA